In Apis mellifera strain DH4 linkage group LG1, Amel_HAv3.1, whole genome shotgun sequence, the sequence AGATGCTATCCAATTTGAAAAACAACAACCAACAATATTTAACACTACGAAGCAATTTTCTGGTATTGGAAAAACTCACttccaatttcaaataatgaagataacaaaataagaaatattaatttttcttcaatagaATTTTCTAAACGAGGAAATGCATATAGTCAAAATTTACTTATCAAATCTCCCAAACGAAACAAAGagtatttgaagaaatatatatttgagaaaGATGAAGATcacaatataaaagtaaatcttaaaattaaaaaggaatataaagaaaatgttgatttaatttatgataataagatCGGATTTGGTTCGCATTTGTATAATGTATTGGAGGAACAATTTCTAGGCGAAATAATTCAtgaatcgatggaaaatttatatctggatgaaaataaatcaattggtTTTCATATGACTGCTGCCCTGTCAACAAATACATGGTACTAGTGATTGAGTTTCAGCACTTTAGAATCACTAAACATTATCAAAATGTCTTCAGCAAAACACGCGGCAAATTAGTTGTTACACCATGTAACgttaactattttaattagtaGTAATTTGtgcatttattaacaaattcgtTTCAGAGAAACCaccattttatgaaaaaaaaaaattcaggcataaaatataatgtataacgCACATGATGGAAAAGCTGCACGCAGTTTTGgcacatttattttcattgaagatAGCGCATTTATAGCCCAGGTTTACCCTATAAATCCTTTACATTcccattttattctttcattttgatttttttacattatattataatatttaaattaaagattatagaaattgtttgttatttttaatttataatatgcatgaaatatttcacttatggttatatattcatattttacagATTTAAGCAgagtaatgtaaatataaaagctttatatcattacattttgctttattattatgaagtgCTTAATTTcttgcatttatatatacattttattttatatatatataatatatatatatctcatagtattttaatatatttttttagaatatatctttcttaatatattttatagcacatttttattttttcttttgcttagATGATATACCAATTCAAGAAACAAAGGATGATTCTGGAGGAGAAGGTAAAAGTAATCTTGTATCAATCACAGAAGAAGAATTGATAGAGACAAATAGAGTTGGCTCAATGAGACAATCGAAGGATCAAAAGACTGCatctaaaattacaaattttccgGTACTTGGAAAAAAACCACGAGAAAAGGATagtaaagtaattaaaaacattagtgctcttgaaaaggaaaaaaaacttgGATCTCAAGCAACTTCAAAGGAAAATATCAAAGGTAGTTCCTCAATGTTAAATAGTGAATCAACAGAAATTGATGGAAATATTAATGGATGTTcaattaggaaaaaaaataatagtatagaaaataattcaattacagTAGATAGTAACGTTTCTTTGATTGATAGCGAACGTCTTACGTTGAGTGGAGACTTAGATAATATGGAAAATTCTATTACTTTAAGAACGCATAATGAAACTGAATCATTAACCTCATCTATTCAGATTAGCTCTGTTTAAGTTATTATAACtaagtttttaaaatggaaaaacaaaACTAGTAGTGGATTACATTgaacgatataatttattatttaatatattttttcttttcttatttttaatttatataaaatatataaaatataatttatataaaatcttttgtcTTATATCTTGTctcttatatctttattaaaatattattatatataataatttattataattttattaaaagtttttgaatttcaagcaaattaaaaactcctttaaaataatattaataaaaaaaattttatgcacAGCTGATTCAAAATAATCCATTACTATATTGATCtccgtattttattttaaaaaattattaaaaatataatggaaaagggaacaataaattaacatatatttttctttaattatatgtgaatttttatatataaaagaattctgTTAATTGTTctcataatatatcttttaaggAGGAATATCGGTatgaattatcataaaatactttttgcattttttgtattttgttgcAGCCTaacaatttaatgaatattttttttttattatgtttaaaagtTTAGATAATGTTTTgaactaagaaaaaaattttgattaaaaggaTAATTATTGTCAAAGTTATAGAAGTTTTTCtgatgttcttttttttttcttctttttttttgagataaatgtataatgattataacaattttgaacaatttgaaatcgtattatattcttggattagaaatttaacatcgttatattcttgatatttagcaaaatcatttattacagtaaatatattgaaataaggtataaaattccataatttgaaatatttattattattatatctctttatgttcaatctttttcaatttttggcaATTGCACTCAtagttgtttcttttttattattttattttttatcaaattgatgagattttatttataaatatctttataaatctattgccttatttcttaaactttttaattatttttatattaattgatgtaaattaaaaactcaTAATTTTATGAGTCATAATgacataattttatgaataaataatacatatacttgtttatgtattaattatattgattgcacaatttaatattttcaatattaaaactttcatgatttaatatataaaaaataattcatatttattatttatatttctaattattaaaatatttattctcaagTCCatgaataatgatattaatttcttaatatttaaatttcttttgtaataaattacaattaaattacaagaaaaataaaaatcataaatttttcattaattacatattttgataAGATATTGTAACTTTCGAATTCATATATAGATCAATGaccaagatataaaaaaataaataaatataaaaagtgatggaaatatttacaatatcatATCACGGGCTTGAGTATTAAGTCATATAAGTACAAAGTTACATTATATACAATGTtcaaaacttttcaaatttattaattgttcaaatttttagatcttgttttttaaagaaatttttaaaatatcaaattaaaaaattgaattttttcaaacgattatCCCTccttaaaatatgttaatggattaatgaatttatatacatttttcaaatgtattattttataagaaagaaaatttgaagattttaattattcaaaaatctaGTAAATagtctaatataaaaaaaattgactgaattgataatttgattatttcaaaatatcaaaatgaaagAACTTATATGTATTCTTTTTCGCAATTATGTCTATTAAACagttcttttctattttttaatattatattttatttaatactatgttttatttaatatttaataattaattattattaaattaataattataataattaattgtgtttgcttaatttaacaaaatataaaatattatatagtaaatatgtCATGAATCATgactaataatacaaaaattaatcatttcattctacactttataacaaaaaaattggcaaataaatttcttagaagaataaatttatagttttaaatattagatgctatgaaaaaatgtagaatatgACTGACTTGTCCTTTAGAcagtaaaatttagaaaaatcttgtaatttttctaataatcatattttctaaCATCTTTATGTCTATCTATAtagaattatctataaattatgtttagataaaaatattttttcataacttTCTAAATGAGAAAATGTTTTGAACTCACGTGTGTTTATTGAACTTACATGtgtttatttaatgatttttaaaaattatatgtatgaattatatatataattttttttataatattactactaagaatatttttaatttacagtaAAAAActacatagaaaaaaattaaatctttgtgATTCTGAcagtatttttgtttataaatacactgtgatagaaaatatttttaaacaattttttttcaacattatttattgattatttattattttgattgcaaaaataaaaatttaaaaatttaattactcaaGAAAGTTATAATTAACAGTTATGTAATtttgttcataaaaatttgttcataaaaaatttgtacaagttttcaaaagattaatatttggaattgGTATTTGAAAAGACTGTACATTACAtcactttattatttagtctaataaaaattatatcaatataatttgttaaataatcagAGTGTTCAGTatgattatatgtatattaatatcaaatcaaaaaaaaaaaaaaaaaaggacatgtaaaatatattcacataaaaatatctttaaaacaatctttataatattatgaaaacttttaaatgaTCATAAATTCAGTCTAccaaactataaaaaataaaaaaggctgatttatattatattctttaagacGGATAAAATCTTGCATAGtactattattttcataaaaataaaatatcataataattatatagctaaaaaataaattttttttttatttatttgttatcaatataaatattatttttgatctcaaaatttaaattctcattcttactattgtaaataaaaagatatgctatattctttttcaataaaaaaatattttatttcttttttttttatattattaaaaaatatgtaaaatgcaTTTCTTTAAtactgaaattaattaattttaataaattaataaattaattttctataatcaataaaattttaaaatgaaaataagtgaataatatagcataatatatgaaacaaaaaaaaattatattatttaaataaatttatttaaataaagccaaaatttaattttctatatcactgccatttaatataatttaattaattaaattatattaacgatttaagtttataaaatttgattaattatatacattattatttttaaaattatatgtttttatatagacgtgtgaaatataaatgtctaaataaacaaaaagtaatatgaattataaatattaataaattgcatagcaaaaatatctatataaaatataataagtaaatatttcttaaatttattgaaatttgtataataaataaagaaaaggagaaattaattataaatatataaaaaaaaattaaaattttatgtaagttttcataatttgtcaaagaattgtttttttctgtatatttaacaaatctgTTGGGCTCTGCATctctatcatatatataatatatatataagaatttcttgcatataaaaagagaacaatataatatgtacatgtattatgtatatgtatatagtagTGTAAAACAACTATTAATGTACttctataatatgaattactaataatattatatgtgcaaattatataatattatgataatttatgtatatgccgatataaatatgtatattattagattCCCTAGTCTATGTACTATTTTCTGTACactgaaacaaattttcaaatcaaatgatatgtttatatatcaaactctataatatgtaattgttttcaatatacatattctgaaaattattcttaattactcAAGAATGGCTTATTAGGAAACATGTTATTTTAGTTTATAGCTACATGTTAGAATCTGTTACATTGTTAAAACTgtcaatatgtaaataatacataatcttTGCATAGAAAACTTAATCGaatttaatgcaatatttaatttttattgtatgtttaatataaaattaacgttgttatattttgtaaatacagagcaaaattaaaacaagatGCACAAACATATTTTACTTTctcataacaatatattttttttaattattaaatattaattattaagaaacgaaaaaatatattttatttttacaattaaatggaaatttaatcatttataattataataataatatatttctaagaatGGAATGcattccaaataaatatattagcttataaaattgttacatattataaaattataaatattattaaatataattgttaatatatgaaaactatatatatataaattaaaatattataaacattttatgaaaatgtttatatatttaaaaaattattttaagtataaattcttgaaaaaaaaattaaaatttttgcaaattataattttatagatataataagttttatatattgaatttaaaatcaagtatgtaatttattttaattcaattttattaaatataatgaatataataaaaatataagtattattaaaaagaataaaaatctgtaaagaatttatctttttataaatattatatttaataaatttatttataattatgaaactaATCACATGctaaaacttattatatttacttattatatacttattatattcacatttttgAGGGATCGATTTTagagatcaaaataaatataaaaagtattatacaaaagtattaattaaagtttatttattaaattgtaaacaatTCACAAAAGTTCGCATTAGATGAAACAGAATGGACAAGTAAAAATAGAACTATCTTCGTTTTGCTTcgtttaatgcaaattttaattataaattaataaataagctttaactaatatttttgtatatatctttgtatacttttatatttattttggctTTTAGAacaactaatttaaaaatgttccataaatatgttaagattctgtatatattttattctataaaaaaaattgaaatatttattttgttgataGTTGTTCTATTAAAGTATGTTgttatattttagtaataatcatattattatttcacatttattaaatgtgcaataaaaaaaatatttagtaaataaatatacaaaaaattgtataaaaattattaatattattattaatataattaaatgatatatatatatatatatgtgtgtgtttttaaatatttattcctatacacttattaaaatattttattaattattaacttcaataacatttttaatattttatatatttttgaattttaatttaaaaaaaaaataattttaaaaaaattttaattttttaataagttttacttattttatttatatatgaataatatgaaaatatttattcaataaaattaataatacatattatttgtgaaagattatctattaataataatatttttaagaattttattctctttgtttatttatataattgtatattataattgtatatttaatcagTTATCCATGTTTTCCATAAAGTTTTTTcctgttaatataaaaagttaaacattatataaatttgattaataattttctctttacaaataaaatataatttaaattatatttataatatttataataaattatatttaatttcttaaaaatataaatttcaaaaatgcataggaaatgtattatataatataatatacaaacaattttaacaaaactTACAGTCGAGAtttcattgttatataaatccTGATAATTCTTAAGAAGTTCTACagtttcttcttctactttttttattttgttttgcatttttttcagCTTCAAATAATCATCATTATGTTGAACTTGCATTTCTTCCAACTTTTCTTTATATGATTTcttattactataatttaaaattttattaaattccaaacagacatattttattaagaatatctctttaatatattacttttaaaataccTTAATAATTGAACATTTAAATTACGTAAAGGAGAAAGACGTTCTATACAATGAGcatgaatttcatttatttcatcttctttatgctgatctttttgaatttctaattttttttcaagtttttcaaTATCTGTTTTGAGAGTATTAACTTGCTTCTTTATATTATCCTCTTGTATTCTTATTTCTCTGaaaacaaagaataatatctaataaaataatatttaaatttttcatgaaaatatattattaaaaaattaataaatactttaatcgatcatatatatttggaacttcaataaatttctctaattgttcttgaataaaagttaatatatttttctgttgttcaattaaatattttttatcctgAAATGCTTCTTGCATTGTTTCACGTTCTTTAACTTTAGCATTTTGCTGTTGTTCCAATTCATTTAAACGTATTTGATATTCTTCTGGTGATTGTACAATTTCTGATTGTAATTCTGTTATTGTTTTACttaactataatatatgtaatgataataataataataatttattatataaatgattttaatttattcctaaATGTTAATTTACCTTTAATGCTTGTGCTTTATAATTTCCACAAAGTTTTACTGCATGttgttttttctcttctgCTGCTGTCATTTTTGCAATTAGTTCaacatatttttgattatttttttcaagtttggattgtaatttttggatttctgcaatatactaaaaaaaaaaaaaagaatataatataataatataatagaaatataaaaagaatatatatatagtttaaaatataaatatatatatatatatatatattcaatgttttattaataatactttttcttttgatgaTAATTGTTTTGCTACATGCAATGCTCTATCTTTCCTagtttctaatatttcatttttcttttctaacatatcatgtaaaatttttgctcgactttgaatttcattaactTTATCTTCTATATCTGATTCTTTGTTAGTTGCATACAATATGAAATTTGCAAGGAATTTTGCTTGTTTGCGTACTTTCTTTGAtcctaaataatattattattttttattatatttttattaaatttaataactaatttattattttataacattaatttttaaataaaattacctgGACTAGTTATATCTGTAATACAtagatcttttaaatatattctatcacATATTTGTACCATaacaatatgtaaatttacaaGTCCAATTATAGTAGAATCTTCacaatattgcataatatCTTGTTGTTCCATTGTGGGctttaataaagtaaatttttaatttttattcaaataataaaaatattactatgtatatataatataaataataaatatttttaccttatcaaatgtattaaaatcgaTATGAAATCTTTTTAAGAAAGTATTAATTAGTTTGACAACAAACTCTTCTGttggattttttaaatcttttatgctTGATGGAAGATTagcttcaattaaaatattatgaattttttctaaatctaaatccatattttttttattttttataatataactcttttgaattttattataaattatattttatatatgtaaagtaGTTTATGTGACGgtttagttttaaatatattcaaatttgacACATGCGCAAatgatgtttttataattcagccgaaaattataaatattaatatttatttaatatcttatgaattaatatatgaaaaattaaaatcaaattaaaattaataaaatttcctataatatattaaatttcattatatattttattataaatttctgagaaaatatataattttaaataatatatatttaatagatttatttaataaataaatttataattaaaatatttttaacgatatataaaaaaatgtattcagaaaaattaaatcacattagtgaatttaatatcattttaatattattattaatattatcaattatataattattatatattatgtcttatttttaaaatcattaataataatttatataattttataacaagttTATTGATTTATCTATAGTATAAGTGAAATTATAAGTTGatgatacataaataatatgtatttttttttctaaaaatgttaCATATATTGGTAACACTGAATGAATCGTAAGCATATCAGAACTTTTACATATGATAGGCTACGTCACCAACGAATCTGTACAAAGTTTTgtgttacatatttttctatttcgattattattttcaaaataacaatCTTTTTGATGCtttatatttctgtattttaaGAAGTTTCCGTGTCAAAAATGGGATCTTCTCATAGTATTGAAATACcaggaggtggcacagaagGTTACCATGTATTGagggtaaaaaaaatttgtcaaaatactgtaattttctttgtaaattctttcaaacattttcttattgaatgaaataaattttattacaacttttagtggttaatattttaatatattataaatttactatgatttattacaatttaaacaaaaatcaatcaatgaattttattatataatttaaaatttaaatctaaaattaaaagttatttttcaataaatatagcTATCTTTTTGTTAGATATTTAGTAAATTTGATTCGAACCTCATCACTGAAATAGGTACAAGAAGGTTCTCCTGGTCAGAAAGCTGGTCTAGAAGCATTCTTTGACTTTATTGTAGCTATTGGAAATACTCGCTTGGTATGATTtatgtcaatttttatttttaattcatattatatttaattaattttatatgttatgtcaaattaataattcctttttataGGATCAAGATAATGATACATTAAAAGAGCTTCTTAAAAATGgtgtagataaaaaattaacacttACAGTATACAGCAGTAAAACACAATCTGTAAGACAAACTGTTATAGTACCTAGTCTTACATGGGGTGGACAAGGTCTTCTTGGTGTTAGTGTAAGATTTTGTTCTTTTGAAGGTTCTAATGAAAATGTTTGGCATGTTCttgtaagtataaatataattgaattataaaaaattaaaaattgtataaaaaaattaaaatttcttaaattatttcttaggAAGTATATCCATCTTCTCCTGCTGAATTAGCAGGTTTACGTCCTTTCACAGATTATATTATTGGTGCTGATTCAGTTTTACATGAGTCTGAGGATTTATTTACTCTGATAGAAGCACATGaatctcgatttttaaaattatatgtatataatacagaAGATGATTCTTGTAGAGAAGTTACAATTACACCCAATCATTCTTGGGGTGGAGAAGGAAGGTAATGTATTCATTATTactagtattttaaaatattttattttatgttttatattttatataaaatttttatgcctTTACAGTTTGGGTTGTGGAATTGGATATGGATATTTACATAGAATACCAATTAGGAATATTCAAGAAcacaaatcgaataatttatatatggtGCATATCTAATGTTAcatgaaatttatcaaaatattcatataataaattttatttttttcttttatagagtaatattaaatctactaTTTCAAATCAAGTCACATCAAACACTACTCATACAGAAGGAAGTAATGTAGTTACTAACATACCACCAGGTTTTTCCATACCACCAAACTATATTTCATCACAAGAAAACATTACAAAATCCGAACTTGAAACTTCTAATGTGATGCAAAGCACTTATGCACCAAACGTTCAAACATGTAATGTTTCTCAATTAAATCCTGCTACTATTGGGGGATCTACTACTACTAATTCTATATCTCATGTTATATCTAATCAAGGAATTATAAGTGCAACATATAGTAAGTATTTATAgatgatttcaatattcaaataagtaaatgatattattcctATTTAGATAATGATTCCacgttaaatcaaaataaaatgccAAATATACCTGGTATGCCAACAACTCCACCTTTATCAACTTTTACTACTAATACGACagttttaaatgaaacaacGGGCATTGTTGGAAcgtcgaaaaattttacaactgTACAAAGTAATGTATCACCATCAATACAATTCAATGTGCCTCAATCTCATGTTGTAACGACGCCCATATCGTTACCCGGAATGCCACCTATTACTGTCAGTGCAAGCTTACCACAAAGTACATCTTTTTATTCGTCTGTTCTTCAACAAAATGAATTAACTGAAGTTAGTACTGTTCCCACATCTATACCATCAACAACACAGTAACGatcatattatttctaatgaaaatatctGTTTTATAACAAAGTACatattgaagaataaaagtaaaagagCGCAATTATCTATTacgaatatattgtattacttGTACTTTATGCGtttatactttattacttGTTTAAACGCAatgtaaacaaattttcagATATGCGAggataaattatgtaattctgTACAtagataaagattattatttaaattaaaatcaaattaaaacaattttaaaagaaaagaagtattaaatctttatatcataattaatctgttttttcttatactttttcttatttaattataactatgaattttattttttcaatcactataatttaaaaataacatatatataacattgtatatgcaatatttgttatataatttatctcatTGTATAAGACTACaactttaaatttgttatcaaataaataaataaaacattatatattgaattgatatatattgaatgaataaaattttcatatctaaaaattaaaaaattattaatttttagataatgatttattatatatatttgcaaatatttttttttcaaaaaaaaatataagttattataattttaaaaatacccataaataagaataattttggataaaaatcatttattatatattgtacagataaatatttttttaaatattatggtataatatgtaatataagtatatagaataataaagattttaataactaaaaataactaattttttccatattaaatattttagaaatatttaaataattatttcaacatcAACTAGTTCTTCTTCACTTGGAAGAGTAAATTTTGATGGATCTATTAAATTCGGATCAATTAATGGCAAACCATTTTCTTCTCTATGGCGAAGTTGTAAATATGCTTCACGTTGAGCCCAATCTTTCAGAAGTGGATCTGGTGCATAACCAATTATAAGAGCTCCAAATACTAAGACTACAGAGATACAAGTAAAAAATGTTATGTGCATGGCTTGACGAtcaatttccttatttttagtGTCAAATCCATAACTAGCCCATgcatcttttatttcatataaatcttctttttcagttttttgaGTTGGTAAATCACTacgatatattctattatatattttaatctcttttggttttaaaaacattaatccATTCTTAATTCTATGAGAACGGACAAGTCGTAATAATATTgacattattctttaataaattatgatttttttgagaaatcgTTTATagtttcttcttaaatttataatttttctcgtctgagaaatttttttaatttagttgtcaatatattatacaaattttaaaaattaaaattatatacaacttACTTTGTAGGTTAAAACctgtaaatatatagatacaaaATTCGTTCGTAATGTGAACGTATAATAGAATATGTTTACATTCCGAAAAATgtcttaatttgaattaaaaattaattattaatttgatattgttaataatttggtATTATTATGTATCTTTTACTTACTTTCTTCAATACGTAACTTcatgtataatatagtatataggtTTCAAAtagctattttaaatatataaaaaaaattataatacttaaaaaaaaataaattataaaatatagttataaaattaaaaagaatatttattttcatatgtatttttataacgaaatctattattaataaaaataatatttattttataattactagATTTATAAATCTAGTAACTTatcgtaatattaaaaaaaatatcttatattaatgagaaaaaattttaaactattttttttttatataataattcaattatatataatatataattttttttatataat encodes:
- the LOC100577499 gene encoding interaptin, producing MDLDLEKIHNILIEANLPSSIKDLKNPTEEFVVKLINTFLKRFHIDFNTFDKPTMEQQDIMQYCEDSTIIGLVNLHIVMVQICDRIYLKDLCITDITSPGSKKVRKQAKFLANFILYATNKESDIEDKVNEIQSRAKILHDMLEKKNEILETRKDRALHVAKQLSSKEKYIAEIQKLQSKLEKNNQKYVELIAKMTAAEEKKQHAVKLCGNYKAQALKLSKTITELQSEIVQSPEEYQIRLNELEQQQNAKVKERETMQEAFQDKKYLIEQQKNILTFIQEQLEKFIEVPNIYDRLKEIRIQEDNIKKQVNTLKTDIEKLEKKLEIQKDQHKEDEINEIHAHCIERLSPLRNLNVQLLSNKKSYKEKLEEMQVQHNDDYLKLKKMQNKIKKVEEETVELLKNYQDLYNNEISTEKTLWKTWITD
- the LOC409571 gene encoding Golgi reassembly-stacking protein 2; translation: MGSSHSIEIPGGGTEGYHVLRVQEGSPGQKAGLEAFFDFIVAIGNTRLDQDNDTLKELLKNGVDKKLTLTVYSSKTQSVRQTVIVPSLTWGGQGLLGVSVRFCSFEGSNENVWHVLEVYPSSPAELAGLRPFTDYIIGADSVLHESEDLFTLIEAHESRFLKLYVYNTEDDSCREVTITPNHSWGGEGSLGCGIGYGYLHRIPIRNIQEHKSNNLYMSNIKSTISNQVTSNTTHTEGSNVVTNIPPGFSIPPNYISSQENITKSELETSNVMQSTYAPNVQTCNVSQLNPATIGGSTTTNSISHVISNQGIISATYNNDSTLNQNKMPNIPGMPTTPPLSTFTTNTTVLNETTGIVGTSKNFTTVQSNVSPSIQFNVPQSHVVTTPISLPGMPPITVSASLPQSTSFYSSVLQQNELTEVSTVPTSIPSTTQ
- the LOC724719 gene encoding NADH dehydrogenase [ubiquinone] 1 beta subcomplex subunit 11, mitochondrial, with amino-acid sequence MSILLRLVRSHRIKNGLMFLKPKEIKIYNRIYRSDLPTQKTEKEDLYEIKDAWASYGFDTKNKEIDRQAMHITFFTCISVVLVFGALIIGYAPDPLLKDWAQREAYLQLRHREENGLPLIDPNLIDPSKFTLPSEEELVDVEIII